The genomic DNA TCTTATATTCCTTCacgtaggtgaaagtattagatcaTAGATGTCTTTGCCACCATTAAAAGGCACTGTATTTTTACATATccgtgttttaatatggtctctttaggggtcaaaaatagccacacccagattggtctcctattggggtttaatttaaaatttccgacgagcatcccttcCCTTTTAATATGGGTGTCCCCCCCGGATCCCAAGTGGTCACctctacatgtaaatgtatCCACATTCCAATTGTGTAAAGCACTTTTTAAATAAACTCATTGATCGAATTTCAAGGCTATGACAGCAACCAGCATTTCCCTGTTGAGGCAACCTTCCCACACAAATTTCATAAAATCTTCCCTCAATCTGATTGACTATGAGTGCCTAACGTAAGTCAGTAAAAACAAGCCTAAAAAAATCTTACTGGTAAAATCACTATCCTGTGAATAAGTCAtaagcgaaaccaattgcgctatccaatggtcAGAgatttatcctgtggatagcGCAATGAAAAACTGGGGCCGGGATTTTTTCTTCCAAGTAGTTGGACATAATAAGTCATTAAAAAACCTTACGTTACAATAACCTGTAGTTAGTTCACGAAGAAAGATCTACCACAAAATAACCTTAACAGTCATAATTTATAAACAAACCTGGAGGAGCAAGGAGTGTAATTCCTTGTTTGACTTCCTTCAAATCAGCTTCCTTCCTCAGTTCCTTGTCAGGCTTCAACCTtgataaataaaaacaaatattgTCAATCCACCACAAATCACCTAAAGACTACAGCAGGAAGCAATAATTATTAGGAacggttacgtttatacaaacgttggccgtgtagcacttgtattttaaacaaagttaactgaatagagtgtattgtgaagtgctagatttcagtcccatatgaaccatgtgagcgttagccctaccgatggaaatgggcccacacaaggacagagaaaaactctgatcagggcgggaattgaacccacgaccttcgggttagatctccgccgctctaccgactgagctacaaggtcagacgggagcaggccgtgggaagtgaagatgttaaagtcacggcaatgaacatgtacaagtacaaggaaaggttacgtttatacaaacgttggccgtgtagcacttatattttaaacagagttaactgaatagagtgtattgtgaagtgctagatttcagtcccatatgaaccatgtgagcgttagccctacagatggaaatgggcccacacaaggacagagaaaaactctgatcagggtgggaattgaacccacgaccttcgggttagatctccgccgctctaccgactgagctacaaacgtaacctttccttgtacttgtatatgttcattgccgtgactttaacatcttcacttcccacggcctgctcccgtctgaccttgtagctcagtcggtagagtggcggagatctaacccgaaggtcgtgggttcaattcccaccctggtcagagtttttctctgtccttgtgtgcgccccatttccatcagtagggctaacgctcacatggttcatatgggactgaaatctagcacttcacattacactctattcagttaactctgtagcaataattattgctttattGCATTTCCCTAAGATGGTCCCAGAATGTCATAAAACAGTGAAAACAGTTACAAACATCTCTGAACCCTGTGATGACTGTTATTGTGTTTAATATTTTAACATTGCATTCTGAATGGCATGGGAAGGCATAATTACATTTAATCTACGACTATTTGTCTGCCAGGGGCTACAGGCTATAGAATACAGATCTATGTACATGTGCAGACTGTAATTCCCTCAAAAACTCCAAAACCCTTTGGCATAAAGTTTcataaaatacatgtatcttgATTAACTACACAAGTTCACAATGATTTAAggttaacaaaaaaaacagatgtacatgtatacaataGCAAAAGGACTCACAGCAAAAGTAGAAACAACACATGCAGTTGCGTAAAAACTTAACATGAACTCAACCTGTTTTTAATGTGGAGATTTTGCCTCTTGCTTCTGATTTCCTCTATTCTCTTCATTGCTTTTACTAAATATCAAATAACCATATCAAACATGTACCAAAAACACATGATAAGTCAAGTTTGTTCTGTGTCACTCCTACCACATGAAATTCAACAACTCCCACAATTTATAATGACTACAGAAACATGCAAGTTACATGCAGAAAATTATTACCattatttgttttaatttgcaatCATATCTTAATCTGTGAGTGGTGTACACAGGTCTTTAGCTGTCagttttttgtcaaaaatgatTGAGGGCTACTGTGAGCACATCTTAGCCTCTTTTCAATGTAAATCCAAGTAAAATGCCTTACACAtgaaaataataacaacaaaaacaacaccaataacaataataatgatgatgataataataattcttgactTTCTGGGAACAGAACCTGCAAGGAGATGGAATTCAAACTCTGCAGGCATAAACAGTGCTTAGTACTGGGCCCAGACCTGGGGCTCAGAGTCAGTGCTGTTAGTGTCTTCTGGAGGATTAGGGTGGTCCCAATGATTGCAGAGGCCTACAATCCTCCCAACACATCTGGAATCCCAAGATCTTTCAAAAAAACTCCAACCAACCAGACACCACACCGAAAAAAACAACTTCCAACAGCACAATCGTTGTCAACACCCACTGCATCTTTCTGATTTCCTTTGCCAGAGGAGAGAAGTTGGTTATTTTCTCATCCTCTTTAGTCACCAAGTTTCTATCACAAGGCACGGCAAGGCAAGGAGATTGAAACTTGCCTTAAGAACAAAATTGAATGGCAAGAATAAAATATCAGCGATTAACACTTGGGCAGTAGCAGTTATCAGGTATGGAGCAGGTATCATAGGGTGGTCAAAGGAAGAGGTAAGATCACTGGACAGCACCACAAGAAAAATGATGACAATTAATGGTGCACTACACCCAAAAGGAGATGTTGATAGATTGCATGTCCCAAGGGTTAACGGTGGGCATGGACTGATAAGTTGCGAGAGTTGTATAAGGAGTGAGAAGAACAGCTTGGGGTGGTACCTTTAGTTGGTGCAAAAACTGTTGGAATTACTGAAACAGCTGAAACTGTCAGCAAAAATGAGTTTCGAAAGAGATGGACAGATGAAGGGTTAAGGAAATAGAAAGATAAAGCAATGCATGGACAATTCCTGAGAGATACATGACATTGTATGCCGGAAACCACAGATGCAGAACAGACTTGGAGCTGGCTTAGAAGGTTTGACTTGAAGGCTCAAACAGAAGCTATTATATGTGCAGCACAGGAACAGGCTTTAAGGACTAATTACATGAAACATCACATTGATCAGACTGCTGCGTCACCCCTGTGTAGAATGTGCGGTGAAAAGGGAGAGAGTGTGTGTCATCTTAGTAAGTGAGTGCAAAAAGTGGGCCCAGAAGGAATGTAAAAGATGACATGATAATGTGCTGAGGATTATACACTGGACGTTAGGTAAGTTACACCAGCTTGAAAGGAAGGAAAAGTGGCATAAACATGTACCAGAAGGTACTGTGGAGAAAAGTGAAGTAAAGCTGCTTTCGAATATGAAAATCCAATGTGATAACGTTGTTGAACAAGAATACCTGACATCATTCTGGTGAGCAAGAAGGACCGAACAAATGTATAACTGTGGACATTGCTATCCCTGGAGATAGTAGGATACATGAAAAGGAATTTGAacaaatggaaaaatatttGGTTTTAGAGTAAGGGAGTAGAAGAATGGGGAGTGTAAAAAAACATTGAAGTAGTACTGGTGCTTGACTTTTAAGTACCAGGAGAGTGTCCCCAGGGGACCCTTGGTTATTTGTTACGACTCACTCCCTTGGGATGAATGTTGGCATGAGAACAGCCAGAGCTCAatggagaataataataataataataataataataataaaaataataataataataataattaacatttattggacgaggttgagcaaaataacgtgatttgtcagtggcgagcagatcaattatttgccgcagccaaaggctgaggcaaataattgatctgcgagacactgacaaatcatgatattttgcgataaccgagttcaataattattttatcattcgatgactGATTTCcaacaattaaatctttttttgaaagctcaggaaagcaaactgccattttcacacaagagcgtggtttcaattacgcaagagcagaatattatttacagcaaaacacttatttgtagacaGCTATTTGCAGGTCAcatggtgggctctcggccaatgaaaaggaaggaaaaaatccatggaatgataatcataataatttgACCTTTTAAACAAGATAATGACATAAACTTAAAATGATTAATAaaacaggggtttcaataacttttgcagTAGATGACTGGGGCAATCAATGTAAGCGGCAGTCACTCTTaccttttacaagggtttgagtgaaatcAAGGCAGACGGCGGTATACCGCCAGTGAccagcttctaatgaaacctctGATAAAACAAATCTTCTTTTGTACTAGCTACATGTACACACCTGTATTACTCCAAAGCTCTCGATTGTATTTGACTGGGACatgtcttttcttttcaaattcaaaGGCACTGTCCTATTAATGTAAAGATAAAAGCAAATCAAACTTAAATTACATTTGTTGGAATTTTGCCCACATGAAGTAACTTCCAACAAAAGTTACAGTTttgtccttttattttcacaatttcctcactgaaacaaaaaaatttatgCGCCTGTGCAGTCAAAAGTAACCCAAGCTCTTGCCATCAAGATTATCTGATTTTCTGCACAGGtaggaaaaaatgaagaaacaaaacaaaaggatgGCATACAATAAAAATAGGCATGCactgcgtacgtgtggtagtgcagaaacatgacacagtgctttatttcGTAACTGTCAACTgcgctgcgttttgttttccaggagattcaagttgtccttgcataATGTGTGGCTCTAATACAGTGTAGTGCACAATATTGCTTTGGTATCATAAATCATAATAGTgctatggtagatgtcttaggtaaatagcccttgagaagacatgtagttactaataaaatactaaacccaaaaagattgaagaaaatagaagggaatcgagaaatatGGGCTTCGAGGCAGACATAAAGtttgcttcaacttctttttcacagcaagtttaaGTGTGCACTGTGcacgtctgacagctttccacatcaaaagttcactgaagttaatgcCTCTCCAGCAGGGGTTAGTATCTAGATGGGCGACCTTTAAATATACAACTTGCTGTCAGAAACATTGCactgaaaattctattttaatggcAGCTCAAAAATGTGAATTAAGCAAGGTACAACAgacgttgaaaatttaataattattatcattcaaCTGCAGTCAGCAGAGTACAAATAACATccaaaacgagtacaaatatctCACGCTATTTGTActccaggcctcggttgttcaaaaggtggttAACGCTATcaactggataaatcactatccagcggataaacactagcaaaaccaataattattattgagttatccagtggatagtgatttatccactggatagcactatccagctttcgaacaactggggccgcCAGAAGACCAGTTTGACTGGTTTTTTACAAACTTTTTAGTCTTACAAAAGCGGTAGAAATGGCTGAAAATGCTAAATTTTGAGATTATTGGCAAAACGAGTTCCTAGAGACAAACTATAACCTACACaacaaataatattgtaataTAGCTAAATTTTCTCCCCCAACAGCGCGTTCTCTCATTCGTTACTTTGAGGTCACATGACACCtaacaataaaattgtttcccccaaaagtctctgagtcaaatgttgaccgacgactgCCATTGCTGTTGCCAttgcaagtttttctttttgtgctatataacaaatcaattTCCTTGGGACTAGTCATTAAGTATTCATTACTAACTTCCTCGGTTTAttgaagaaaaccaaaacataAATACGactaaaagagaaaaactgaccTCAATGTATTGAGTGGTAAGAATCAGTGAAAGAAGCAAGGGCCATCGAAGAAATTCCTCCCGTGGAACTTGACAACCTTTTATGTCATTTCTTCACCTAAGTCAGTTTTTCTTGACTGGAAGTTTACTTGGAAACTGAGATTGTCCTtgttaatattgtttttgtttttgaccaATCAACAACAACCTAATATAAGTGCACGAAACCATAATGGTAGCTCATGTAAGATAATTTGTCACACAAGGAAACAAGTTATAATTTAAGCTTCACGTTTCTTCTACTTTCCAACGGAGTTGAATAATAAATCTGGATGATTTAGCGTGCAGTatgtaatggtaataggactgagtggagtccagcTTGGCCTGTAATCATACGGGTAGTAACAAAATCGGACAACCGTGCACCACGAGTCCGATTTTCTTATCACAAGAATGATTACAGATCGAATTGGATGACACAAAGTCCTCTTACCAATTTTCCAAGAAaagaagagccaagttatgaaCGAAACAGAAAATTTGCATTAAGACACTGGcaaaggaggcgtaaattgttAAATGCTGctgtgaaagaaagaaagccccaaTTATGAGTCTGTACAagtgtttctatggtgattgaaaccaaggttgtgattggctgatttaaactacaagtttgaatgtgattggcttattgaactgtccaaTAACAAACTGTCcaataacaacttggcaagtgaggaaaataggagttttttaaaccaatcacaatcgaggaaattgaAATTTTTATGATTTATATCCTTATCAATgcaatattaaaattaaaaacaagtcGCAACACCTCCAAGTAaatttacccccaatttccctTTACTCACTATAGCAAGTTCTTTTCCCGCCGCTTTCCTGAAAGCCTTCGTCCACTTCATTTTGCGTGGATTTCGCTTCAACTTAAAGTTTTTTCGGCATTTTGAACGGCAAAATCTAAAGATCTAAAATCAAATTCAGAGTGCTACGGTCAGTAGATGAATTTAACATTTGCTGGTTTCTAAACAATTCACTGAAAGTTAACTTACTTTACAGTCATTCCTTACGAACACAGAGCCATGTCCAGGATAAATTGTGGACGAACAGAAATAGCATTTTTCGAGACGCATGATCCTTTGAAAGAAGCGTAGAGAGACCGTAGGGAGCTTTACGTACGGTGTAACAATTAGTCAGCGGATAGTAGCTCCGTCATGTAACCTCCACTAGATTAGCCACACCAAAcctctttgacttgggccattaaGAGTTCAATtagaataaaacacaaacagcggttacaaacgtTTGCTTGAACTGCAACTTGcaaccgctgtttgtgtttttttcttataGATTAGCCACGTCCCACTGATCCCGCTGGAATTGTCTAGTACCTAGAGttctcgggctttttggtcagcgggtgagcgcctgGATATGGTATGGGTCCATGGACctggtccatgaaggggtccatggaccgggtccacgggggtggtccatggacctggggtccatgttttgtatacgccCTGTTGCATCCAGCATTTCAGACTCAAGGGTCTGGAACCAAATATACCCAGAATACTTTAAAGCTTCTTTTAAAATTAACGGCAGAGTCACTCTCTCTGACAGGAAGAGAAATGGCTTTGACTCTTtctcgtctaaagatttttctgctgaaaactgtacaaaagaaggggtggtccacaggggtagtccatggactgggtccatgaaggggtccatggaccgggtccatgaaggggtctaTGCCCCTTAGAGCTTTGAACACATGAAGGGCTATCTGTTCGAAGAGAGATTGATCAAGCTTTCGTCGCTCAGACATTCAAGACGTTCACCATTTTGTAGCTTAACGTGGCAACGCGCGAAACAGGTGCAGCGAATAAACCATTACCATGAATACCGATAGCCGCAGCGTCACCTTAGTGGCAACGCACGTGTGCAACACTGTTGAATGCGATGGAtgccaaacgaatgcaacactgttgttcacaccttagaacaaaagaaatgttggatgatgttgaagacgatgtttgatggaaatcaaacttcgttcaacaacatccaacaacatgcaacatagttgccaaacgagtgcaacatgttggattcaacaatgttggatgatgttgcaccAGCACGTCGgacccgtttggccaggccttaaaggAAAGAAACGTAATACTggacaaaagcaaataaaattcTGCCCTCAGAGGCCCCACAAAGTGCAAACTTATCACTAGTCCTCAGCTCCCGGTTACAaatgttatgatgatgatgatgcctaACAGATTTTGCGAGAAAGGTGCAGATATTGACATTAGAAGATAGAACTCATCTATAGCCATCCTCTATTTcagagttattttaaaaagactgagGGCATATCTCTAAGTCTagaaatctatagctaaaaGGTTCAAGAATCTCTAAAATCAGTACGCGATGTAGAATGTTAGAACGGAAgaggggttctaaaatctctaaaagttctaaagttctagaatatctatggtccatgttgtgagtctaaaatttctaaagctctagaatatgttagttcttttgggggttctaaaataTCCAACGTTCTAGAATAtctatggtccatgttgtgagtctaagatttctaaaactctagaatatgtaaggtcttttggggTTCTAAtatctctaaaatctctaaagttctagaatatctaacgatccctttggggcttctaaaatctctaaaagttctaaagttctagaatatccatggtccatgttgtcagtctaagatttctaaagctctagaatatgtaaggtcttttggggATTCTAAAATCTGTAGAATCTCTAAACTTCTAGAATATCTATGatccatgttgtgagtctaaaatttctaaagctctagaatacgtaaggtcttttgggggttctaaaatctctaaaatctctaaagttctagaatatccatggtccatgttgtgagtctaagatttctaaagctctagaatatgtaaggtcttttggtggttctaaaatctctaaaatctctaaagttctagaatatcaaacgacCCTTTTTGGGCTTCTAAAATTTCTAAACGTTCTAAAGTTCTAAAATCAAATGATCACTTCAAATTGGAAAATTTTAGTAGACTGAAGGTGCTTGGACACGACCGCACTTGCGATTTTCACCCGTTTTTGGAAAGGCTGGCAAAAAGAGGGAATCTGTGTTCCCAGCTTATTCTAAGTAAAATTTCTTGTTGACAAATTTCACTGTGAGAAGCACACTGAAGCAACTTGCTTTCCGCCCGATAACCCTAGATGTAATTAGGTGTAGATTTGGAATGATTTTCAGAAATTCGGGGAACGAATACAGAGTGTGCGGAGCaatttttcaaatgactggGGTCATTTAAATACATGTGCAAAAAAATGTCGCGCTATAGGTTTGTATTTTTTGTGTGGAATATTGTGGACAGgcacaacaaaagaaaagaaaggcagCTCACGAAAGCTGGGTTAATGTAAAGTGTATCATCATCATGCACGGACTGAATATCGGTTGAAGTTTTGAGTTGAACATAACAGAGAATAAAGAATGTTTAGACTGAAATGTTTATATCCTGGTTGTTTGTATACTGAGTAGTGTTAAATAAAGATCTTAAAGGGGAGATGACGGGTTTGTAAGCGGTGTTAGCCGACATTTGTTCAATCTGCAATCTGAGCAAGGTCACGGGTGCTCGTGTGATATAATTCTTACGcacacgcttaaagaacgaacCATACACAAATTCGTCCGTTCACTTTTTAGTCAAGTTCTTAATTCGTTTGGGAAAACGGCGGAACGTTTTAGCTCACTTAAGGTGCTTGGCCTAATCACGGAAAAGAGCGCCTGGGCTtcatcagtaaacgagtgctatattcctcacacgatctcggtaaaaagtgtagttaaccgaaccgtaaaatgaaagctaaaatcctaatcactgaaaagagcgcttaggcttaatcagtaaacgagtgctatattcttcacacgatctcggtaaaaagtgtagttaaccgaaccgtaaaatgaatgctaaaattttgaaagagtgcttaggcctataatcactgaaatgagcgcttaggcttaatcattaatcagtaaacgagtgctatattcatcacactATCTCGTAAAGAGTGTGACATAACCGAACCGTaacatgaaagctaaaatttgaatgaaagaacgaGACCAGTTAGAAGAGctagggatcgtttgatattctagaactttagagattttagagatgTTAGAGCCCCtaaaagaccttacatattctagagctttagaaatcttagactcacaacatagaccatggatattctagaactgtaGAACGTTAAaagattttagaagccccaaaggGATCATTTGATATCGTCACCTCATCTATAGCTATCTTctattttagagttattttaaaaGACTGAGGGGCTTTGGgacttctaaaatctctaaacgttcTACAGTTCTAGACgttctagaatatccatggtccatgttgtgagtctaagatttctaaagaatatgtaaggtcttttgggggttctaaaatctctaaaatctctgaagttctagaatatcaaacgatccctagctcttctaactagaacagttctagaatgctatagaagtttCTAATGTCAAGACCTGCACCTTTATGGATTTTGTGACGTCTTGCCCTTTACTTGAACTGTAAACtcctgtttgtgttgtagcttgctgaaAACTCTACAgatgggtaaaataaacaacgaactactgcatttttcttcgcatttattttttgaaatgtcCTTCGGAAATATTTGGAaaccctaaatttcaaaattcatttcaaaattctctgcgggagcatgcccccagagcCCCCATTAAGTTTGGAGCGCCCGAAACATTCTTGGTGTGCGttcaccttcaaaatctcacgctacaCCCCTGCACAGCTATATAGAGCTGTACACaactatacagggctatacacagctataaagAGCTATGCACAGCTACACAGGGTTATAcagagggggacattggggtttACGGTATTGAGCTTTTTTTCATGCGGCCGCGGTATTtcggtaatttaaaattttacgtCCGGTATCGCGGTATCATCTGGCCCGGCGGTATGCggtttttcatcattttggctGACGGTATTCGGTAAAGAATGTCCTTCATGGTATTGCGGTAGGGTTCGCCCTCTCCTGTCTCATAGACGTCACACAGGTCAATACactatgcaaaacaagaactatTAACCTATAAAGTATATAACGGTCGATTAAGCTGATTAAGGTTTTGCCCTAATGGTAAATGATTacaaaatttgtgacatttaaTCTACAATGTGATTGTTTTTGCATCAAATGACAAT from Montipora capricornis isolate CH-2021 chromosome 2, ASM3666992v2, whole genome shotgun sequence includes the following:
- the LOC138039091 gene encoding probable ribosome biogenesis protein RLP24, translating into MRLEKCYFCSSTIYPGHGSVFVRNDCKIFRFCRSKCRKNFKLKRNPRKMKWTKAFRKAAGKELAIDSAFEFEKKRHVPVKYNRELWSNTVKAMKRIEEIRSKRQNLHIKNRLKPDKELRKEADLKEVKQGITLLAPPVEKKRHGQKISQVMKESESMETDE